Genomic DNA from Candidatus Kapaibacterium sp.:
CGTGTTTGCAGTGTCTACATACTTGACGGTGTCCATTCTCTTTTGGTACCTCGGGCTATTGCCAGATCTGGCTACAGTTCGGAACTTCGTGCAGCGTCGCTTGCCGAAGGCGATCTACTCCTTCTTCAGCCTCGGGTGGGTTGGAGCAGCTCGCCATTGGCAGCACTACGAGATTGCATACCTCATCTTGGCAGCTATCTCTACACCGCTAGTCCTCTCCGTCCACAGCGTCGTATCGTTCGATTTCGCCGTCTCCATCTTGCCGGGGTGGCACACCACGATCTTTCCACCGTACTTTGTTGCTGGCGCTATCTTTTCCGGATTTGCAATGGTGCTCACCCTGGTGTTGATCGCCCGCTGGGTCCTGAATCTACAGGACTTCATCACGCTGAAGCACATTGATAACATGAACCGAATCCTCCTCGCCACCGGCATGATGGTAGGCTACGCCTACGCAATGGAGTTCTTCGTCGCGATGTATAGCGGTAACGAGTATGAGCGGTATGTCTTCCTCAACCGCGCCTTCGGTCCATATGGGTGGGCATACTGGGCGATGGTATTCTGCAACGTCGCTGTTCCCCAGCTCTTCTGGTCGCGGCGCCTCCGGCGGAACATCGTCGTTACCTTCATCGCCTCCATCCTTGTGAACATCGGGATGTGGTTTGAGCGCTTTGTCATCATCGTCTCCTCACTCCACCACGACTTCCTGCCGGCCAGCTGGGGGTACTACGCGCCGACCTGGGTGGAGGTGTCCATCTACGTTGGGACGTTGGGCATCTTCTTCACGCTCTTCTTGCTGTTTGCGAAGTATGTCCCCATCATTGCCATCTCGGAAGTCAAGGCCATACTCCCTCGGTCACAGCCTCAGCACCATGTACCAGTAGCTGCTTAGGCTACGAATGGTAGCGAAGCCCAAACCTCTAGCCGTCATGGGGAACTACAAGGACCCTGATGCCCTGCTACAAGCCGTGGTAGAGATCCGCAAGGCAGGCTACCGGCACTTTGAGGTCTACACGCCGTATCCTATCCACGGGCTGGAGCAGGCAATGGGATTGCAGCGTAGTCGGCTATCTTACATTTCTCTGTTTGGTGGGTTGGCTGGTTTAGGAACAGCCCTCTTACTGCAGTGGTGGACTGGCGCCGTTGACTACCCCCTCAACATCGGTGGGAAGCCCTTTTTTGCATGGGAATTCTCCGTTCCGGTCAACTTTGAGCTAACCGTCCTCTTTACGGCATTTGCCACAGTCATTGGCTTCCTCTGGTTGTGCCGGCTACCTCGCTGGTACTCGGACTACCAGCATGATGCTGGCTTCCGGGCTGCAACGGACGACACGTTCGTTGTGAGTATAGAGAGTCGTGACCCGCTGTTCTCCATAGAGGAGACCCGAGCGCTCTTAGAGCGTCTTGGAGCAGAGAGTGTGCGCTTAGTCGAGGCGTAGTGCGATGGAAGCGTTCCGTCGGATTCGGTGGTGGTACATCCCGATCGGCATCGTAGGCATTGCTTTCGTGGGGTTCTGGATTCTTGTCTTTTCGGGTCAGAAGACATGGTTTTCGGAACACCCGCCACTGCAAATCATCTCTGATATGGATGACCAATTCCGCGTTGACCCGTTGGAGGCCTCTCGCTTCTTTGCAGATCGTAGCTCCTTCCGCATACCACCTGAGCACACTGTCCCCCGAGATGCACGATCCTATCCGCTAGGACAGGCCGATGTCACGAAAGCGGAAGAGCTCTTCCCGCAGGCTCCATTCCCGGTGAACGACTATGTCCTTGCGTACGGCCGCAACCGCTATGACATTTTCTGCAGTCCATGCCACGGCGTGGATGGGAAAGGGAACGGACCTGTCGTCCAGCGTGGCTTCGTAGCTCCACCGGACCTAACCCGCCCGCAAGCACAAGCATACAGCGATGCTCGTATCTTCCATGTCATCAGTGCTGGGCAAAACATTATGCCCTCCTATGCGAGCAAGCTCGCCGAGCCAGAGCGCTGGGCGATTGTCTACTACATCCGCCAGCTCCAGCGGACGGCCAGCGGTGCTTCCGCTGCCCAGCTGTCAGTACCTGCACCACAGCATCAGTGAGTTAGAGGAACGAACCAGCAATGGGCAGCCACCCATTCGTTTACGAAGTGCCGAGTCTCCAAGGGAGTCGATTCGTGCAGACTCTGCAGCGCATAGGTACAGTCCTCTTGGTCATCGGACTGTTGGGAACTGCGTTTACTGCGGTACTAACACCCGAGCGGTTGGCACCGAGCTACATTCTCGGATTCTTCTACGTCCTCAGTATCGCAGTTACGGCTACCCTCCTAAGCGCTCTGCTCTTCTTAGTGAGGGCAGGGTGGAGCGCAACGGTACGCCGAAGCATAGAGTTCGTTGCAGCGCCCCTGCCTCTCTTGCTCTTAGGACTGCTCCCTCTTGCTATCGCTCCTGGTCTTTTCTTCCACTGGATTCACGAGCTCCATGCTGGCGATCCAATCATCGCTAGCAAGGGTTGGTTTCTCAACGAACCTTTCCTCGCTGCTCGACTGATACTCTACGGAGTTGCGTGGGCCTTCATGTACTGCTCTGTCATTGGGAACTCTCTCCGCCAAGACCTCGCTCCGGAAGGGGATTATACCCCGACACTCCGTAACTTCCGACGGTCAGCCCTCTGGGTACTTGTGTATGCTTTGACCTTTACCTTCGCCTCGGTTGATCTCCTGATGGCCCTTGAGCCGCACTGGTACAGCACTATCTTCGGCGTTTACAGCTTTGCGGCCAGCTTTACGGCCACTCTTTCTGCTGTTATCCTTCTCGTGGTCGCTTTGCGGGAGCAGGGGTATTTGCGAGACTTCGTGACAGACGAGCACTACCACGACTTAGGGAAGCTCCTCTTTGCGTTCTGCATTTTCTGGGCATACATCGCTTTCTCGCAGTACATGCTGATCTGGTACGGGAATCTGCCAGAAGAGACGGTCTACTTTCTCAAGCGAATGGGGCAAGGGACATGGCAGATCTTCGGCATTTTCTTGCCAGCATTACGCTTCGTCCTTCCCTTTGTCCTCTTACTACGGCGGGATGCAAAGAGGAATCCTCGCATCCTCGTAGCAGCGGCCATCGCCGTGCTGCTTGGCCATTACGTTGACATTGCCTGGATCGTGCTGCCAGCATTCGCTCCAAGCCTACGGTGGGGATGGCAGGAAGTAGGAGTGCTCACCGCATGGCTGGGCGTTGCACTCCTTTTAGTTGCCCGCCAGATGCAGCGTGTTCCTGCTGTCGCGTACCGTGATCCGTACTTCCAGGAGTCCCTCCACACCGTTTCTGGATGAATCCCACAGAGCAGACTGCTCTGAGCGTTTTAGGGGCCATAGGAATAGCGGCAGGTGGGTGGATCGCCGATTTCATCCTCTACCGCTTCCTTAAAGGAGTGGCTCGACGGACACAGTGGTGGTGGGGAAATGCGATAGCAGAGTCCCTTCGGAGGACACTGTTTGCTAGTACCATAGTCGTCGCAGTCTTCTGGCTTGTCCGGTGGATCACGTTACCGGCATCGCTCATCCTGATCATGGACAGGGTCCTCTTAGTAGCAGGCATTGGAATTGCTACTGTCGCGTTGCTACGCTTTGCGATTCGTGCCGTACGCCATTGGCTCCATGCTACCGACAGTGGATTGCCAGCTGTTTCCATCCTGGTCAACGTTGTACGCCTGGGGATCATTATCGTTGCAGCTCTAATTGTGCTCCAGGTACTTGGGATCCCGATTGCACCGTTGCTAACAGCACTCGGAATTGGTGGACTAGCGTTAGCCTTAGCACTGCAGGACACGCTCTCCAACCTCTTCGCTGGGCTTCACATATTAGCAGCCCGACAAGTTCGTCCAGGTGATTTCGTTCGGCTAGATACTGGGCATGAAGGGGTAGTGGAAGACGTCAACTGGCGCAACACCACGATCCGAACATTAGGCAACAACGTGGTGATCATCCCGAATAGTCGCCTTGCCAATGCTGTGCTCGTCAACTACCGAGTCCCAGAGCCGGAACTCTCGGTGACCGTTCCGATTCAAGTAGCTTACGGCAGCGATCTGGAACTCGTCGAAAGGGTGACCTTAGAAGTGGCACGTGGGGTTCAGCAGGAGGTCGAGGGCGCCGTGAGGGAGTTCCAGCCACTCGTTCGCCTTCAGGAGTTCACCGACTATGGTATCCGGCTGCTCGTCATCTTACGTGCTGAGAAGGCAGAAGACCAGTATCTCTTACGCCATGAATTCTTGAAGCGCCTCCTGGTTGCATATCGCTCGGCAGGGATTGAAATACCGTTTCCTACGCATCGCGTTACTGGGGACCTGCAGGTGAGCTGGTCTCCTAGGGAGTTTCCACTTGGAACTGCGTAGAGAGCTCAGACTGATAAGGGACATTATGTAAACTTCATGCTCCCGTCCATACTTCGTCCATGCTTCC
This window encodes:
- the nrfD gene encoding polysulfide reductase NrfD; this translates as MAQIAVETTPRVDHEPLRESLVLGNPTLHDVTEKIAGIIERPPTWKYWLTLSITGLAAAWGIFCIGYTIATGIGVWGLNNPVAWGWDITNFVWWIGIGHAGTLISAILHLFRQRWRTAINRSAEAMTIFAVICAGLFPLIHLGRPWFAYWLLPYPNQMYMWVNFRSPLIWDVFAVSTYLTVSILFWYLGLLPDLATVRNFVQRRLPKAIYSFFSLGWVGAARHWQHYEIAYLILAAISTPLVLSVHSVVSFDFAVSILPGWHTTIFPPYFVAGAIFSGFAMVLTLVLIARWVLNLQDFITLKHIDNMNRILLATGMMVGYAYAMEFFVAMYSGNEYERYVFLNRAFGPYGWAYWAMVFCNVAVPQLFWSRRLRRNIVVTFIASILVNIGMWFERFVIIVSSLHHDFLPASWGYYAPTWVEVSIYVGTLGIFFTLFLLFAKYVPIIAISEVKAILPRSQPQHHVPVAA
- a CDS encoding mechanosensitive ion channel family protein, which codes for MNPTEQTALSVLGAIGIAAGGWIADFILYRFLKGVARRTQWWWGNAIAESLRRTLFASTIVVAVFWLVRWITLPASLILIMDRVLLVAGIGIATVALLRFAIRAVRHWLHATDSGLPAVSILVNVVRLGIIIVAALIVLQVLGIPIAPLLTALGIGGLALALALQDTLSNLFAGLHILAARQVRPGDFVRLDTGHEGVVEDVNWRNTTIRTLGNNVVIIPNSRLANAVLVNYRVPEPELSVTVPIQVAYGSDLELVERVTLEVARGVQQEVEGAVREFQPLVRLQEFTDYGIRLLVILRAEKAEDQYLLRHEFLKRLLVAYRSAGIEIPFPTHRVTGDLQVSWSPREFPLGTA
- a CDS encoding quinol:cytochrome C oxidoreductase → MGSHPFVYEVPSLQGSRFVQTLQRIGTVLLVIGLLGTAFTAVLTPERLAPSYILGFFYVLSIAVTATLLSALLFLVRAGWSATVRRSIEFVAAPLPLLLLGLLPLAIAPGLFFHWIHELHAGDPIIASKGWFLNEPFLAARLILYGVAWAFMYCSVIGNSLRQDLAPEGDYTPTLRNFRRSALWVLVYALTFTFASVDLLMALEPHWYSTIFGVYSFAASFTATLSAVILLVVALREQGYLRDFVTDEHYHDLGKLLFAFCIFWAYIAFSQYMLIWYGNLPEETVYFLKRMGQGTWQIFGIFLPALRFVLPFVLLLRRDAKRNPRILVAAAIAVLLGHYVDIAWIVLPAFAPSLRWGWQEVGVLTAWLGVALLLVARQMQRVPAVAYRDPYFQESLHTVSG
- a CDS encoding cytochrome c, with product MEAFRRIRWWYIPIGIVGIAFVGFWILVFSGQKTWFSEHPPLQIISDMDDQFRVDPLEASRFFADRSSFRIPPEHTVPRDARSYPLGQADVTKAEELFPQAPFPVNDYVLAYGRNRYDIFCSPCHGVDGKGNGPVVQRGFVAPPDLTRPQAQAYSDARIFHVISAGQNIMPSYASKLAEPERWAIVYYIRQLQRTASGASAAQLSVPAPQHQ
- a CDS encoding DUF3341 domain-containing protein, which gives rise to MVAKPKPLAVMGNYKDPDALLQAVVEIRKAGYRHFEVYTPYPIHGLEQAMGLQRSRLSYISLFGGLAGLGTALLLQWWTGAVDYPLNIGGKPFFAWEFSVPVNFELTVLFTAFATVIGFLWLCRLPRWYSDYQHDAGFRAATDDTFVVSIESRDPLFSIEETRALLERLGAESVRLVEA